One window of the Allosaccharopolyspora coralli genome contains the following:
- a CDS encoding tyrosine-type recombinase/integrase yields the protein MADIDDRWYRKGPDGEDIPTPRHGQGSRWLLRWRDPSGVQRKKSFKRKAEAQKFATDVEHRMLSGSYVAPHAGRVLVDESARQWLDAQAHLSRSTFARYEIAVNTHIRPRWGRVQLAAVTHADVQQWVSALAREYSAASVIKVHRVFSQIMSWAVRDARISQNPADGVRLPRPAPPDHRYLDHRQVTELADACGTSGLVVRFLAYTGLRWGELAALKVKRVDLVRRRVLIAESVTEVNGELVWGTTKTHERRSVPLPRFLAEAVAHLVAHRASDDLLFSSPRGGVLRVRNFRRGVFDRAVKEVGLTGFHPHELRHTAASLAIASGADVKIVQQMLGHKTATMTLDLYGHLFPDRLNDIADRMDREACAPDVPRE from the coding sequence ATGGCTGACATTGATGACCGCTGGTACCGCAAGGGTCCAGATGGCGAGGACATTCCGACCCCGCGTCACGGTCAGGGGTCACGCTGGCTTCTGCGGTGGCGCGACCCCAGCGGCGTCCAACGGAAGAAGAGCTTCAAGCGCAAGGCGGAGGCCCAGAAGTTCGCGACGGATGTCGAGCACCGGATGCTGTCCGGCTCGTACGTTGCACCGCACGCGGGTCGGGTTCTGGTGGACGAGTCGGCTCGTCAGTGGCTCGACGCTCAGGCGCACCTCTCGCGGTCCACATTCGCTCGGTACGAGATCGCAGTGAACACGCATATCCGCCCGCGTTGGGGGCGCGTGCAGCTTGCGGCAGTGACTCACGCCGACGTGCAGCAATGGGTCTCGGCGTTGGCCCGGGAGTACTCCGCTGCCTCGGTGATCAAGGTGCATCGGGTCTTCTCGCAGATCATGTCGTGGGCAGTACGGGATGCTCGGATCAGTCAGAATCCTGCGGATGGCGTCCGGCTCCCTCGGCCTGCACCACCGGACCATCGATATCTCGATCACCGCCAGGTCACCGAGTTGGCCGACGCGTGCGGGACGAGCGGGCTTGTCGTGCGGTTTCTTGCCTACACGGGGCTCCGATGGGGCGAGTTGGCTGCATTGAAAGTCAAGCGAGTGGATCTCGTGCGGCGACGTGTGCTGATCGCCGAGTCGGTGACCGAGGTCAACGGGGAGCTGGTGTGGGGCACCACGAAGACACACGAGCGGAGGTCGGTCCCGCTTCCTCGGTTTCTTGCGGAGGCCGTGGCACACCTCGTGGCGCACCGGGCGTCCGACGACCTGCTGTTCAGTTCGCCGCGTGGGGGTGTGCTCCGCGTGCGGAACTTTCGGCGTGGAGTGTTCGACCGTGCGGTCAAGGAGGTCGGACTGACCGGATTTCACCCACATGAGCTACGTCACACGGCGGCTTCGTTGGCGATCGCTTCGGGTGCAGACGTGAAGATCGTCCAACAGATGCTGGGCCACAAGACCGCGACGATGACGCTGGACCTCTACGGCCACCTATTCCCGGACCGGTTGAACGACATCGCTGATCGGATGGACCGTGAGGCATGTGCCCCAGATGTGCCCCGCGAGTGA
- a CDS encoding cation diffusion facilitator family transporter produces MGHGHGHGTAADGVSASAQYVRRLALAFGVLAVFFVLEATVGYLSSSLALLSDAGHMLTDVLGVGMALAAIITARRPTKSNRTFGLYRVEVLAALANSVLLFGIAAYILYEAVGRFREPTEVAGLPVMLTATAGLAANLVAFALLRPGSQASLNMRGAYLEVLADTVGSVGVLIGGFLTWAFGWWYVDPLVAIGVGLFVLPRTIKLARQALRILVQEAPERVDVPKLEQDLTHLPAVTEVHDVHVWTLTSGMEVASAHLATRADANPGDVLLAAQQMLRQRYDIDHATLQVESSECARRCASLRW; encoded by the coding sequence ATGGGTCACGGACACGGACACGGGACGGCAGCCGACGGCGTCAGCGCCTCGGCGCAGTACGTCCGCAGGCTCGCATTGGCATTCGGAGTGCTCGCCGTGTTCTTCGTGCTCGAGGCAACCGTCGGGTACCTCAGTTCCTCCCTAGCGCTACTCTCGGACGCCGGTCACATGCTCACCGATGTGCTCGGCGTAGGCATGGCCCTCGCCGCGATCATCACGGCGCGCAGACCCACAAAGAGCAACCGTACCTTCGGGCTTTACCGAGTCGAGGTCCTCGCAGCACTGGCGAACTCCGTCCTACTCTTCGGCATTGCCGCATACATCCTCTACGAAGCGGTCGGACGATTTCGCGAACCCACCGAAGTCGCCGGCCTACCGGTGATGTTGACGGCCACGGCCGGCTTGGCCGCCAACCTCGTCGCGTTCGCGCTACTCCGCCCCGGATCGCAGGCAAGCCTGAACATGCGGGGCGCATACCTCGAGGTCCTCGCTGACACGGTCGGCTCAGTGGGAGTGCTGATCGGCGGATTTCTCACCTGGGCGTTCGGCTGGTGGTACGTGGATCCCCTCGTCGCGATCGGAGTGGGACTGTTCGTACTCCCGCGCACCATCAAGCTGGCGCGACAGGCACTCCGGATCCTGGTGCAGGAAGCACCCGAACGTGTCGATGTCCCGAAGCTCGAGCAGGACCTCACGCATCTGCCTGCCGTGACCGAGGTTCACGACGTTCACGTCTGGACCCTCACTTCCGGCATGGAGGTCGCATCGGCTCACCTCGCGACTCGGGCCGACGCCAACCCTGGCGACGTACTTCTGGCCGCACAACAGATGCTGCGGCAGCGATACGACATCGACCACGCGACCCTTCAGGTCGAGTCCTCCGAGTGCGCCCGCCGATGCGCCTCGCTCCGTTGGTGA
- a CDS encoding roadblock/LC7 domain-containing protein, translating into MNSEQSHPSQFGWLITDFTERVPGVAHAVVVSADGLLLTRSEKLPVDRADQLAAIASGLLSLTHGAARCFEAGRVTETIVEMDRGVMLQMAISDGSCLTALASPNCDMGLVAYEMALLVERVGQMLTPELRNQLQGADPVMTAQSV; encoded by the coding sequence ATGAACTCCGAGCAATCCCATCCCAGCCAGTTCGGCTGGTTGATCACCGACTTCACTGAACGCGTACCCGGCGTCGCGCATGCCGTAGTGGTGTCGGCCGATGGCCTGTTGCTGACCCGCTCCGAGAAGTTGCCCGTCGACCGAGCAGATCAGCTCGCCGCGATCGCATCAGGTTTATTGAGTCTCACCCATGGTGCGGCGCGGTGCTTCGAGGCAGGTCGCGTCACCGAGACGATCGTGGAAATGGACAGGGGGGTGATGCTGCAGATGGCGATCAGCGATGGCTCGTGCCTGACGGCGCTGGCGTCTCCCAACTGCGACATGGGCCTCGTCGCCTACGAGATGGCGTTGTTGGTGGAACGGGTCGGCCAAATGCTCACGCCGGAGCTGCGAAACCAGTTACAAGGCGCCGATCCCGTGATGACCGCACAATCCGTGTGA
- a CDS encoding replication initiator encodes MTRRMQATDYRSWREQVERTGGCTHPVKMSGHHSITDRTTGAVLSSHTGQIMAPCGNRRESVCVACSDRYAADAFHLLRAGLSGGTKGIPEQVSEKPRLFVTLTAPSFGPVHNRPTTPNGKRRPCACGRWHHEHDPALGQPLDPETYDYTGHVLWQAHAGLLWGRFRTHLARHLARAAGITVREFSKHARISFAKVAEYQRRGLIHFHAVIRLDGPDGPLDATPSWGSTEVLTDAVHAAHATARLTSPEVDGHRWALAWGAQVDVRPIRPANASQFGDEHGVITDDRLASYVAKYATKGTGKSEATDRPIRSQGHIDHLAVSEHHRRIIRTAWSLAAPVPCPDCHPNGEHTGEGCGCPVGSCETCGGGGLVSRTTLGHHSGQLAPEKSDPIDALNLRRWAHMLAFRGHFLSKSREYSTTFGELRDARSQFRHEAALDALGITDPDSVLVVNHWDMTSVGHRDDDERELAAAIADNHRQARKHRHTNERKD; translated from the coding sequence ATGACCCGCCGCATGCAGGCGACGGACTATCGCAGCTGGCGCGAGCAGGTCGAACGCACCGGAGGCTGCACCCACCCCGTGAAGATGAGCGGCCACCACTCGATCACCGACCGAACCACCGGCGCCGTCCTCTCTTCCCATACCGGCCAGATCATGGCCCCCTGTGGCAACCGCCGCGAAAGCGTCTGCGTCGCGTGTTCGGACCGCTACGCCGCCGACGCCTTCCACCTCCTGCGTGCGGGCCTGTCCGGCGGAACGAAGGGCATCCCCGAGCAGGTGTCAGAGAAGCCGCGGCTGTTCGTCACCCTGACCGCTCCGTCGTTCGGCCCGGTCCACAACCGCCCCACCACACCCAACGGGAAACGTCGCCCGTGTGCATGTGGCCGGTGGCACCACGAACACGACCCCGCCCTCGGACAACCGCTCGACCCCGAGACGTACGACTACACCGGGCACGTGCTCTGGCAAGCCCACGCCGGACTGCTGTGGGGACGGTTCCGCACCCACCTGGCGCGGCACCTCGCGCGGGCGGCCGGGATCACCGTCCGCGAGTTCTCGAAGCACGCGCGGATCTCGTTCGCCAAGGTCGCCGAATACCAACGACGCGGACTCATCCACTTCCACGCCGTCATCCGCCTCGACGGACCCGACGGACCCCTGGATGCCACCCCGTCATGGGGCAGCACCGAAGTCCTCACCGACGCCGTCCACGCCGCCCACGCCACCGCTCGCCTCACCTCCCCGGAGGTCGACGGGCACCGCTGGGCCCTCGCCTGGGGTGCGCAGGTTGACGTGCGCCCCATCCGCCCGGCGAACGCCTCCCAGTTCGGGGACGAACACGGCGTCATCACCGACGACCGGCTCGCCTCCTACGTGGCCAAGTACGCCACCAAGGGCACCGGCAAATCCGAAGCCACCGACCGCCCCATCCGCTCGCAAGGCCACATCGACCACCTCGCCGTCTCCGAGCACCACCGACGCATCATCCGCACCGCCTGGTCGCTGGCCGCCCCGGTGCCGTGCCCGGACTGCCACCCGAACGGCGAACACACTGGTGAGGGCTGTGGATGCCCGGTCGGCAGTTGCGAGACCTGCGGCGGTGGCGGACTTGTCAGCCGCACCACCCTTGGCCACCACTCCGGCCAACTGGCCCCGGAGAAGTCGGACCCGATCGACGCGCTCAACCTCCGGCGGTGGGCACACATGCTCGCCTTCCGCGGGCACTTCCTATCGAAGTCCCGCGAGTACTCCACCACCTTCGGCGAGCTCCGCGACGCACGATCCCAGTTCCGCCACGAAGCCGCACTCGACGCCCTCGGCATCACCGACCCCGACTCGGTGCTCGTGGTCAACCACTGGGACATGACCTCAGTCGGCCACCGCGACGACGACGAACGCGAACTCGCCGCCGCCATCGCCGACAACCACCGCCAAGCACGCAAACACCGCCACACCAACGAAAGAAAGGACTGA
- a CDS encoding helix-turn-helix domain-containing protein, whose product MIRNLWSPTDVADYLGVPVQTVYGWRKVGSGPPGRRVGKHVRYKPDQVEAWFDGLCEGII is encoded by the coding sequence ATGATCCGCAACCTGTGGAGCCCCACCGACGTCGCCGACTACCTCGGCGTGCCCGTCCAAACCGTCTACGGGTGGCGAAAGGTCGGGTCTGGACCGCCGGGGCGTCGCGTGGGCAAACACGTCCGCTACAAGCCCGACCAGGTCGAAGCCTGGTTCGACGGCCTATGCGAAGGGATCATCTGA
- a CDS encoding GTP-binding protein: MTSETLASVAPAKKPGATSSAKIIVAGGFGAGKTTLVGSVSEIVPLTTEAVMTDASTSVDDLTSTPGKQSTTVAMDFGRLSIDSELILYLFGTPGQHRFWFMWDDLVRGAIGAIVLVDTRRLADCFPAIDFFEHRKLPYVVGVNCFDGALRHRVEEVRDAIAVDEDVPVVPCDARKRDATKQTLIRMVEHSMHTWAAK, from the coding sequence ATGACATCCGAAACACTGGCGAGTGTCGCACCCGCCAAGAAACCCGGGGCGACAAGCTCCGCCAAGATCATCGTGGCTGGTGGATTCGGCGCCGGCAAGACGACACTCGTGGGCTCTGTCTCGGAGATCGTTCCTCTGACCACCGAAGCCGTGATGACGGATGCGAGCACCAGTGTCGACGACCTCACCTCCACACCTGGGAAACAGTCCACGACCGTCGCGATGGACTTCGGGCGTCTGTCCATCGACTCCGAACTGATCTTGTACCTGTTCGGCACACCCGGCCAGCATCGGTTTTGGTTCATGTGGGACGACCTCGTTCGCGGTGCCATCGGGGCGATCGTCCTGGTGGACACGCGACGCCTGGCGGACTGCTTTCCCGCCATCGACTTCTTCGAACATCGCAAGCTGCCTTACGTCGTGGGCGTGAACTGCTTCGACGGTGCCCTTCGACACCGAGTCGAGGAGGTCCGCGACGCGATCGCCGTTGACGAGGACGTCCCGGTCGTGCCCTGCGATGCCCGCAAGCGTGACGCGACCAAACAGACACTCATCCGCATGGTCGAGCACTCGATGCACACCTGGGCGGCGAAGTGA
- a CDS encoding sensor histidine kinase — MSRTDDSATDAPRSSRWATITHWRNWRLVTKLAAVVLVPAVFALTLGVLQVQEQVADSAEYARSDHAVQAATALRATIGTLQEERSSAAEYLAQGNVSAPKLQQEFATTDRQNATSADRFREHIDRDPVVGFNHENAQEQLDEARALRGDILAGTADPVVVIDTYSEASRALLALDRALTVQVASPTLNSTSNASHALAQIGEELSLQQALVLVGVLRDSLTSQSKRSLESSEVRRVAATAEFRSVATEAQRAEFDDIISSATSASRDRSLQLAMGAPGEDISDGLSPLMVSATMWNDQSQSAVDSILEFQFRLDSNLHRTAFQLSERASNLAGAHAVILLSALAVAALIIVLIGRQLLGSLDLLRRAALMTAHKQLPQAVSRIRAGEQVRADMERVPVHTTEEVGQLARAFDAVQNQAVELASEQAELRKAYSDSFVNVSRRSQSLLERQLRLFEALERDEEDPDHLATLFQLDHLATRMRRNNENLMVLSGSELARRFTRSTKPADLIRAAVSEIEHYPRVVVHPMPNVQVVGYACSDLVRLFAELLDNAANFSPPNTSVTVTGRYGDDGSLAIDIVDEGFGMREAEIAATNHRIRTDHESEASTSRRMGLFVVAQLRARHDIRCQLHPGRDGRGIRATTAIRAEMLVPESGDSYTRTNKRTGDNARPPSTMSDRDADTLLTSFDWEAAEQDANTRNGVTRNGFSLPPGVTIPDQVRDESSRDGSMTDAVEAGESFASHGLFERGDENTSVPSRRPSAFEEPAESSASGRDSTESEPPSPGSDDEDETPIFDDLASAWFQVSRPTNPADRRWPAKPAGSDSKGTFQSPMTERFPSSHHDTSEDGTAHWDFATDAHQARAEDVSRTEPAEFTEAGLPRRNPQAHLLAGSAQLDDDRPRYRDATITRNRLASFQNGAHRARHRLEPERSGAAPGRPTSTLAPTVQTVTERRLADEAELEFTEAGLPRRVPRTHVIPESEADSAPAIDRSPELVRGRLAGFQRGARQGRHTLAEPPTEEPDDQR, encoded by the coding sequence GTGAGCAGGACCGACGACTCGGCCACGGACGCGCCGCGCTCATCCCGATGGGCGACCATCACACATTGGCGCAACTGGCGACTGGTCACGAAACTCGCGGCCGTCGTTCTGGTTCCCGCAGTATTCGCACTCACGTTGGGCGTTCTCCAAGTCCAGGAGCAGGTCGCCGACTCCGCCGAGTACGCCCGCAGCGACCATGCCGTCCAGGCTGCCACCGCCCTCCGCGCGACCATCGGAACGCTGCAGGAGGAACGAAGCAGCGCGGCCGAATACCTTGCTCAAGGCAACGTTTCCGCACCGAAACTCCAACAAGAGTTCGCGACCACCGACCGACAGAACGCCACCAGCGCCGACCGGTTCCGCGAACACATCGACCGGGATCCCGTCGTGGGGTTCAACCACGAGAATGCCCAAGAACAACTCGACGAGGCACGCGCGCTCCGCGGCGACATCCTGGCCGGAACCGCCGACCCCGTCGTCGTCATCGACACTTATAGCGAAGCGTCGCGAGCACTGCTCGCTCTCGACCGTGCGCTCACAGTGCAGGTCGCCTCGCCCACACTGAACTCGACGTCCAACGCTTCGCATGCCCTAGCCCAGATCGGCGAGGAACTCAGTCTGCAACAAGCACTCGTCCTCGTCGGTGTGCTTCGCGACTCGCTCACGTCGCAGAGCAAACGCAGCCTCGAGTCGAGTGAGGTACGCCGTGTCGCTGCGACCGCGGAATTCCGTTCTGTGGCCACGGAAGCACAACGTGCCGAGTTCGATGACATCATCTCCTCGGCAACCTCCGCCTCTCGGGACCGTTCCCTCCAGCTCGCCATGGGAGCACCGGGAGAAGACATCTCGGACGGACTGTCGCCGTTGATGGTCAGCGCCACTATGTGGAACGACCAGTCCCAGTCCGCTGTCGACAGCATCCTCGAGTTTCAGTTCCGACTCGATTCGAACCTGCATCGCACCGCTTTCCAGCTCAGTGAACGCGCCAGTAATCTGGCGGGCGCTCACGCTGTGATCCTGCTCTCTGCTCTCGCCGTCGCGGCTCTCATCATCGTGCTCATCGGTCGCCAGTTGCTCGGCTCGCTCGACCTGTTGCGTCGGGCGGCACTCATGACCGCGCACAAGCAGCTCCCCCAGGCCGTCTCGCGTATTCGTGCAGGTGAGCAGGTTCGAGCTGATATGGAACGTGTTCCGGTGCACACGACCGAAGAAGTCGGCCAGCTGGCCAGGGCCTTCGACGCCGTCCAGAACCAGGCCGTGGAACTGGCTTCCGAACAGGCAGAACTCCGCAAGGCCTACAGCGACTCGTTCGTCAACGTGTCGCGGCGCAGCCAGAGTCTGCTCGAACGACAGCTGCGGTTGTTCGAAGCGCTCGAGCGCGACGAGGAAGACCCCGATCATCTGGCGACGTTGTTCCAACTCGACCACCTCGCGACCCGTATGCGACGCAACAACGAGAACCTCATGGTCCTGTCCGGATCGGAGTTGGCGCGGCGGTTCACCCGCTCCACGAAGCCGGCGGATCTCATCCGGGCTGCGGTCTCGGAGATCGAACACTACCCCCGGGTAGTGGTGCATCCGATGCCGAACGTGCAGGTCGTCGGTTACGCGTGCAGCGACTTGGTGCGGTTGTTCGCTGAACTCCTGGACAATGCCGCGAACTTCTCGCCGCCGAACACATCCGTCACCGTGACGGGACGATACGGGGATGACGGGTCACTCGCGATCGACATCGTCGACGAGGGTTTCGGGATGCGCGAAGCGGAGATCGCCGCCACCAATCACCGCATCCGCACCGACCACGAGAGCGAAGCATCCACGTCGAGGAGGATGGGACTGTTCGTGGTGGCGCAACTTCGGGCGCGCCACGACATCCGTTGTCAGTTGCATCCCGGGCGGGACGGACGAGGCATCCGAGCGACCACTGCGATCCGAGCGGAAATGCTCGTTCCCGAATCCGGCGACTCCTACACCCGGACGAACAAGCGGACGGGCGACAACGCACGTCCCCCCAGCACCATGTCCGACCGTGACGCGGACACATTGCTGACCTCGTTCGATTGGGAAGCGGCCGAACAGGACGCCAACACACGCAACGGCGTCACGCGAAACGGGTTCTCCTTGCCGCCGGGGGTCACGATTCCCGACCAGGTTCGCGACGAGAGTTCGCGCGACGGCAGCATGACGGATGCAGTGGAGGCGGGCGAGTCCTTCGCATCTCACGGCCTTTTCGAGCGCGGTGACGAGAACACGAGCGTGCCATCGCGGCGACCGTCGGCCTTCGAAGAACCCGCCGAGTCATCCGCGAGCGGTCGCGACAGCACCGAATCCGAGCCGCCGTCACCCGGGTCGGACGACGAGGACGAAACCCCGATCTTCGATGATCTCGCCTCAGCCTGGTTCCAGGTCTCACGCCCCACCAATCCTGCGGACCGTCGCTGGCCCGCCAAGCCCGCAGGGAGTGACAGTAAGGGAACTTTCCAGTCACCGATGACAGAAAGGTTCCCATCATCGCACCACGACACTAGCGAGGACGGGACGGCTCACTGGGACTTCGCGACGGATGCACACCAGGCGCGGGCCGAAGACGTCTCGCGAACCGAACCGGCCGAGTTCACCGAAGCCGGCCTTCCCCGTCGAAACCCCCAGGCACACCTACTCGCCGGCAGCGCTCAACTCGACGATGACCGGCCCCGGTATCGCGACGCCACGATCACCCGGAACCGCCTCGCGAGCTTCCAAAACGGAGCTCATCGGGCACGACACCGACTGGAGCCCGAGCGAAGCGGGGCCGCCCCGGGGCGGCCGACCAGCACCCTCGCCCCGACGGTGCAGACGGTTACTGAGAGGCGTCTCGCGGACGAGGCCGAACTCGAGTTCACCGAAGCCGGCCTGCCGCGTCGCGTTCCACGAACCCACGTCATTCCCGAGTCTGAAGCGGATTCGGCGCCCGCCATTGACCGGAGCCCTGAACTCGTTCGGGGTCGTCTGGCCGGTTTTCAACGTGGCGCACGCCAGGGACGACACACTCTCGCGGAGCCGCCGACAGAAGAACCCGATGACCAGCGCTGA
- a CDS encoding serine hydrolase domain-containing protein: MSGNLLPATERALFRRLAVEQSETRTPSVVAGVVRDSELIWTRGRGRVRGSEPTRNTQYRIGSITKTFVAALVLRLRDEGLIDLADQLDDYVPGTAVGDRSIADLLSHSSGLGAEPPGTWWERVPGVGAQEFVDCVDSDAMRAAPKHGFHYSNTGFGLLGELISRVRRRDWTEALELEILRPLEMTRTTLSPVVPHAEGWAVHPWADVVHPEPAEDAGAMAPAGQLWSTVDDIGRWLRFVMGDSGEVLHPDTVTEMRSPGSVSDGDEWLMGAGLGFQLWRHAGRRIAGHSGSMPGFVAMAMADPNDKTGVVFFANSTAGPRSSLATDLLDILEEHEPRIPEPWTPSLDVPPDWLPLTGQWFWGPTPYVLQILPDGLLDLSPWEGQGRSSRFRPGRDGTWVGLDGYYQGEPLRIGRDPQGEVTHLNLCTFIFTRTPYGRDAPVPGGSLDWMPAREVL; encoded by the coding sequence ATGTCAGGAAACCTTCTCCCAGCAACCGAGCGCGCGCTGTTCCGTCGTCTCGCAGTCGAACAGAGCGAAACCCGTACTCCCTCCGTGGTGGCGGGTGTGGTCCGTGACAGTGAACTGATCTGGACCCGTGGCCGCGGTCGAGTTCGGGGGAGCGAACCGACGCGGAACACGCAGTACCGGATCGGATCGATCACCAAGACGTTCGTGGCCGCGCTCGTCTTGCGGTTGCGGGACGAGGGCCTGATCGACCTGGCGGACCAGCTCGACGACTATGTTCCCGGGACCGCTGTGGGCGACCGCAGCATAGCTGACCTCCTGTCCCATTCGAGCGGGCTCGGGGCGGAGCCGCCCGGCACGTGGTGGGAACGTGTACCGGGGGTGGGAGCACAGGAGTTCGTCGACTGCGTCGACTCCGACGCGATGCGTGCGGCACCGAAGCACGGATTCCACTACTCGAACACGGGGTTCGGCCTACTCGGAGAACTGATCAGCCGTGTGCGCAGACGGGATTGGACAGAGGCCCTCGAGCTGGAGATTTTGCGACCGCTTGAGATGACTCGGACGACTCTGTCTCCGGTCGTCCCGCACGCCGAAGGCTGGGCTGTGCATCCATGGGCCGACGTCGTTCACCCTGAGCCGGCGGAGGACGCCGGTGCGATGGCCCCGGCCGGCCAGTTGTGGTCCACAGTGGACGATATCGGTCGATGGCTCAGATTCGTCATGGGGGATTCGGGAGAGGTCCTTCACCCGGACACGGTGACGGAGATGCGCTCGCCAGGGTCAGTCAGTGACGGCGACGAGTGGCTGATGGGGGCGGGTCTGGGATTTCAGTTGTGGAGGCACGCTGGACGACGTATCGCGGGTCACAGCGGTTCCATGCCAGGATTCGTGGCAATGGCCATGGCCGACCCGAACGACAAGACCGGAGTGGTGTTCTTCGCGAACAGCACTGCCGGACCTCGCAGTAGCCTGGCTACTGATTTGCTCGACATTCTTGAGGAGCACGAGCCAAGAATCCCGGAGCCCTGGACGCCCAGTCTTGATGTTCCCCCGGACTGGCTCCCGCTGACAGGGCAGTGGTTTTGGGGGCCGACGCCGTATGTCCTCCAGATCCTTCCCGATGGACTGCTCGACCTATCGCCTTGGGAGGGGCAAGGTCGGAGCTCCCGCTTCCGGCCCGGACGCGACGGCACGTGGGTCGGGCTCGACGGCTATTACCAGGGGGAACCCTTGCGCATTGGTAGGGATCCACAGGGTGAAGTCACGCATCTGAACCTGTGCACTTTCATCTTCACCCGCACCCCGTACGGCCGCGACGCCCCCGTTCCCGGAGGCAGCCTCGACTGGATGCCCGCCCGCGAGGTGCTGTGA
- a CDS encoding DUF2637 domain-containing protein, which yields MDTAQNDEDVKPSRAHRWLAPTSLVIVALAAVMGWAASFVGLHAYGQHAMAGFGFWSAWLLPATFDGAAFACTLMTYRSSLHGRSAARGRALMWAFTAVSAWINWIHQPTPDTRLVAAGLPVAAVAVFDVVLGELRADYEARHGRQAFRLRPGLLVLRWLVDRTGTASAFRERITAIPVAQLAGLATDSATEATPERTPAPETADTAPPVGVKLPAEMTEKIRHAHHEATQAGREFTAADVRALVKVPAGMADRIVADLHTRNGHALIGTH from the coding sequence ATGGACACCGCCCAGAACGACGAGGACGTGAAACCGAGTCGGGCGCACCGGTGGCTGGCACCGACCTCGCTGGTCATCGTCGCCCTCGCGGCCGTGATGGGCTGGGCCGCGAGTTTCGTCGGGCTGCACGCGTACGGACAGCACGCTATGGCCGGGTTCGGGTTCTGGTCCGCGTGGTTGCTTCCGGCGACCTTCGACGGGGCGGCCTTCGCCTGCACCCTGATGACCTACCGCTCCTCGCTACACGGACGCTCCGCCGCACGCGGACGAGCCCTGATGTGGGCATTCACCGCCGTGAGCGCGTGGATCAACTGGATCCACCAACCCACACCGGACACCCGCCTCGTCGCCGCCGGACTCCCCGTCGCCGCCGTCGCCGTGTTCGATGTGGTCCTCGGTGAACTGCGGGCCGACTACGAGGCACGTCACGGACGGCAGGCGTTCCGGCTGCGCCCCGGGCTGCTGGTGCTGCGGTGGCTGGTCGACCGCACCGGCACCGCATCGGCGTTCCGGGAGCGGATCACCGCCATCCCGGTCGCCCAGCTCGCCGGACTCGCCACCGACTCGGCGACCGAGGCAACACCGGAACGCACACCAGCACCGGAAACCGCGGACACGGCACCACCGGTCGGGGTGAAGCTACCGGCCGAGATGACCGAGAAGATCCGCCACGCCCACCACGAGGCCACCCAAGCGGGCCGGGAGTTCACCGCGGCCGACGTCCGTGCACTGGTCAAGGTTCCTGCCGGGATGGCCGACCGGATCGTGGCCGACTTGCACACCCGCAACGGACACGCCCTGATCGGAACGCACTAA
- a CDS encoding DUF742 domain-containing protein: protein MSTPLPGAQDDNRDDEIANILGNFTLGAGSRVRAAQAADRSAEAANRGDTQHEYPSSAHWSEPEFSSAVEAHTEEEPATAIRPYAWTGGRTRTKHILEVETLVSTSAVAASPGAGRLEHESVAELCREPRSVAEVGALLGVPIGVVKVLLGDMADLGLVSVHDTVSDNGSESHLFLMERVLSGLRRL from the coding sequence ATGAGTACCCCTCTCCCCGGTGCCCAGGACGACAACCGCGATGACGAGATCGCGAACATTCTCGGCAACTTCACACTCGGAGCGGGCAGCCGCGTCCGCGCCGCACAAGCTGCTGACCGCTCCGCCGAAGCCGCGAACAGAGGCGACACCCAGCACGAGTACCCGTCGTCCGCACACTGGTCCGAGCCAGAGTTTTCCAGTGCCGTGGAAGCACACACAGAGGAAGAACCTGCCACCGCTATCCGTCCGTATGCGTGGACCGGCGGAAGAACGCGGACGAAGCACATTCTCGAAGTGGAGACCTTGGTGTCGACCAGCGCAGTCGCGGCAAGTCCCGGCGCGGGCCGACTCGAACACGAGTCGGTTGCCGAACTGTGCCGCGAGCCCAGGTCCGTTGCCGAGGTTGGCGCACTGCTCGGTGTCCCCATCGGAGTGGTCAAAGTGCTACTCGGAGACATGGCGGACCTCGGTTTGGTGTCGGTTCACGACACGGTCAGTGACAACGGCAGCGAGTCACATCTGTTCCTGATGGAACGAGTCCTGAGTGGACTACGACGACTGTAA